The Xiphophorus couchianus chromosome 5, X_couchianus-1.0, whole genome shotgun sequence genome includes a region encoding these proteins:
- the tpbg gene encoding trophoblast glycoprotein — protein MRPGRPHKSGMTRLLLLLVLAVSCRCCPDKCLCSLETVKCQNQDFVEMPPSLPANTKSLFVTGNKIAQISDSSFPTRLEKLSELYLSGNEMEYVHAGAFKNLPNLVRLDLSNNSFQNFSESAFPDDSKLQFLNLSRSLNNYTTLHFFVHANLSNLTSLDLSNNDLLLLPDGMFKGLPGLATLNLRNSSLIKFQSVDKNGALPALSDLDLRDNNLKDLPNATMAGFDLRLDLRVQLAGNPWRCNCYISDLLAWLKDSTQVVDKIELTCADPEAVRHRPLLQVQQSQLTCTGDMERVLKTSYVFLGLVLALIGVMFLLVLFLNRKGIKRWMYNIRDACRDHMEGYHYRYEINSDPRLANLSINSDV, from the coding sequence ATGCGCCCGGGGAGACCTCACAAGTCCGGTATGACGcgcctgctgctcctcctcgtGCTCGCCGTGTCCTGCCGCTGCTGTCCGGACAAATGCCTGTGCTCCTTAGAAACTGTGAAATGCCAAAACCAGGACTTCGTCGAGATGCCACCTTCCTTACCAGCCAATACCAAATCCCTGTTCGTCACGGGAAACAAAATCGCTCAAATAAGCGATTCCTCTTTCCCCACCCGTCTGGAAAAGCTGTCAGAATTGTACCTGAGCGGCAATGAGATGGAGTATGTGCATGCAGGGGCGTTCAAAAACTTGCCAAACCTTGTACGGCTGGACTTGAGTAACAATTCATTCCAGAATTTCAGCGAAAGCGCTTTCCCTGATGATAGTAAACTGCAGTTCCTCAACCTCAGCAGGTCTCTTAACAATTACACCACCCTTCATTTCTTTGTCCATGCAAACCTTTCCAACCTCACCTCCCTGGACCTGTCCAACAACGATCTGCTCTTACTGCCGGACGGCATGTTCAAGGGCCTCCCCGGCCTGGCCACCCTGAACCTCCGCAACAGCTCCCTCATCAAGTTCCAGAGCGTGGACAAGAACGGGGCTCTGCCGGCGCTGAGTGACCTCGACCTGAGGGACAACAACCTGAAGGATCTGCCCAACGCCACGATGGCTGGCTTTGACCTCCGCCTCGACCTTCGCGTCCAGCTAGCAGGGAACCCGTGGCGCTGCAACTGCTACATCAGCGACCTGCTGGCGTGGCTGAAGGACTCCACCCAGGTGGTGGACAAGATTGAACTGACCTGCGCCGATCCCGAGGCCGTGAGGCACCGGCCCCTTCTGCAGGTGCAGCAGTCCCAGCTGACGTGCACGGGCGACATGGAGAGGGTCCTGAAGACATCGTACGTCTTCCTGGGCCTGGTGCTGGCCCTCATCGGGGTCATGTTCCTGCTAGTGCTCTTCTTGAACAGAAAGGGCATCAAGCGATGGATGTACAACATCCGGGACGCCTGCAGGGACCACATGGAGGGGTACCACTACCGGTACGAGATCAACTCTGACCCGCGCCTGGCCAACCTGAGCATCAACTCGGACGTGTGA